A single region of the Thermoleophilum album genome encodes:
- a CDS encoding GspE/PulE family protein, translated as MTSLRPAADERPELPRGVYPPQTAGMRPRRLGEAVVALGLADEATVRRCAERAQREGRPLGPVLLEEGVVDERGLARALAERNRLLYVDLNEFEVDWGAANLIDAAHARRMRAVPIAFWDEGTLLVAVADPANLPALDEIELATGLRTKRAIAAAGEIDALLRQLSEAESAVAEIEEDAISEEPGEAEIVELRDVAEEAPVVRLVNSVIADAVERGASDIHFEPTSGDMRVRLRVDGVVRDSTTIPRALVPGVVSRLKIMAELDISERRVPQDGRIGLTVAGRHVDLRVATLPVARGEAVVLRVLDPGRALVKLDELGLDDADRELLERTLKLGHGAILATGPTGSGKTTTLYAALNLLNEPERTIVTIEDPVEYEIDGIKQVPVNVKAGLTFARGLRAIVRADPDVVMVGEIRDRETAQIAIEAALTGHLVLSTLHANDSATAAARLIDMGVEPFLVASSLECVIAQRLARRLCDCKQPLRLTRKVLRENGFGQVGPIDAFAPGGCVRCAGTGFRGRVGIYEMLRFDDELRALVLERASADRIRRAARQSGLRTLREAALDKVRAGVTSLDEVLRALGTAA; from the coding sequence GTGACGTCGCTCCGCCCTGCGGCCGACGAAAGGCCCGAGCTTCCCCGTGGCGTGTACCCGCCGCAAACCGCGGGTATGCGCCCGCGCCGCCTTGGCGAGGCGGTGGTCGCGCTCGGTCTCGCCGACGAGGCGACGGTGCGCCGCTGTGCCGAGCGGGCACAGCGCGAGGGCAGGCCGCTCGGTCCCGTTCTGCTTGAAGAGGGCGTCGTCGACGAGCGGGGATTGGCGCGCGCACTCGCCGAGCGCAACCGTCTGCTGTACGTCGACCTCAACGAGTTCGAAGTCGACTGGGGCGCCGCCAACCTCATCGACGCTGCTCACGCGCGGCGCATGCGCGCCGTGCCGATCGCTTTCTGGGACGAAGGGACGCTGCTCGTCGCGGTCGCCGATCCGGCGAACCTGCCGGCTCTCGACGAGATCGAGCTCGCCACCGGTCTGCGCACAAAACGAGCGATAGCTGCCGCCGGCGAGATCGATGCGCTTTTGCGCCAACTGTCCGAGGCGGAAAGCGCGGTCGCCGAGATCGAAGAGGACGCGATTTCAGAAGAGCCCGGTGAGGCCGAAATCGTCGAGCTGCGCGACGTCGCCGAAGAGGCGCCCGTCGTGCGTCTCGTCAACTCGGTGATCGCCGACGCTGTCGAGCGCGGCGCCTCGGACATCCACTTCGAGCCCACCAGCGGCGACATGCGCGTGCGCTTGCGCGTCGACGGCGTGGTGCGCGACTCGACGACGATCCCGCGCGCGCTGGTCCCGGGCGTGGTCTCGCGTCTGAAAATCATGGCCGAGCTCGACATCTCCGAGCGCCGCGTCCCCCAGGACGGGCGCATCGGCTTGACCGTCGCCGGCCGCCACGTGGATCTTCGTGTCGCGACCCTGCCGGTCGCGCGCGGCGAGGCGGTGGTTTTGCGCGTCCTCGACCCCGGCCGGGCGCTCGTCAAGCTCGACGAGCTCGGGCTCGACGACGCGGACCGCGAGCTGCTCGAACGGACGCTGAAGCTCGGCCACGGTGCGATCCTCGCCACCGGGCCGACCGGCTCGGGCAAGACGACGACGCTCTACGCGGCGCTCAACCTGCTGAACGAGCCGGAGCGCACGATCGTGACGATCGAGGACCCGGTGGAGTACGAAATCGACGGCATCAAGCAGGTGCCGGTGAACGTGAAAGCCGGCCTGACGTTCGCCCGCGGGCTGCGCGCGATCGTCCGTGCCGACCCGGACGTGGTGATGGTCGGCGAGATCCGCGATCGCGAAACCGCGCAGATCGCGATCGAGGCGGCGCTCACCGGGCACCTGGTGCTGTCGACGCTGCACGCCAACGACTCGGCGACGGCGGCGGCACGGCTGATCGACATGGGCGTCGAGCCGTTTTTGGTGGCGTCAAGCCTGGAGTGCGTGATTGCGCAGCGGCTCGCTCGGCGACTGTGCGACTGCAAGCAGCCGCTGCGGCTTACACGCAAGGTGCTGCGCGAGAACGGTTTCGGGCAGGTCGGTCCGATCGACGCGTTCGCGCCCGGCGGCTGCGTGCGCTGCGCTGGCACTGGTTTTCGCGGGCGCGTCGGGATCTACGAGATGCTGCGCTTCGACGACGAGCTGCGCGCGCTCGTGCTCGAAAGGGCGTCGGCCGACCGCATCCGTCGCGCCGCCCGCCAAAGCGGACTGCGCACGCTGCGCGAGGCGGCGCTTGACAAGGTTCGCGCGGGCGTTACCTCGCTCGACGAGGTGTTACGCGCGCTCGGAACGGCAGCCTAA
- the dut gene encoding dUTP diphosphatase: protein MTSTAIAVGEGAVLRCRRLVPGALLPQRAHPGDAGLDLAACEERVLAPGERASVGCGVAVEFPPGHAGLVVPRSGLALRHGISLVNAPGLIDPGYRGEIRVVLINTDRTHTFRVRRGDRIAQLLVVPFSLCRVSECEALGEGERGERGFGSTGVAPLQRVQAEPISNT, encoded by the coding sequence GTGACTTCGACGGCGATAGCGGTGGGCGAGGGCGCGGTGCTGCGGTGCCGGCGGCTCGTCCCGGGGGCGCTCTTGCCCCAGCGCGCCCACCCGGGCGATGCCGGACTCGATCTAGCGGCTTGCGAAGAGAGGGTGCTTGCGCCCGGCGAGCGCGCAAGCGTCGGCTGCGGTGTCGCTGTCGAGTTCCCACCAGGGCACGCCGGGCTCGTCGTTCCGCGTTCCGGGCTGGCCCTTCGGCACGGCATCTCACTCGTCAACGCTCCCGGTCTGATCGATCCCGGCTATCGCGGGGAGATCCGTGTGGTGCTCATCAACACCGACCGCACACACACCTTCCGTGTGCGCCGCGGCGATCGCATCGCCCAGCTGCTTGTGGTTCCCTTCTCGCTCTGCCGCGTCAGCGAGTGCGAGGCGCTAGGAGAAGGCGAGCGCGGCGAGCGCGGGTTCGGGTCGACCGGTGTCGCACCCCTTCAGCGCGTCCAAGCCGAGCCGATATCGAACACGTGA
- the hflX gene encoding GTPase HflX yields MQDRRETRFGEGIRNPRARQRAICIAAAPHEPDFAELRELLRTAGVAVAGELWQRRERPDPDRYLGRGKLAELAERARELGANVIACDDELLPRQERNIEAATGLAVVDRTAIILDIFARHARTAEGKLQVELAQLEYNLARMRGLWTHLERLGGGIGTRGPGESQIETDRRLARDRISEIKRKLAHIQRVRATMRAERERAALPTIALAGYTNAGKSTLMNALTGAGVSVRSRLFHTLDPTTRAFRIDGRTYLLTDTVGFIRKLPHQLVAAFAATLEETRRADLVLHVQDASVPEPELAAMLAAVERTLEEIGAAERPRLLVFNKIDLVSSTASRALRRRWPRAVAVSAESGEGLEQLRRRIAAELARGLEAVELFLPYREGARLAELFALAGQVEQNHTAEGVHVRARVPKQVAARFAPYRLDCSAAAQDSSRNGHRLESREVPRPGLAPA; encoded by the coding sequence ATGCAGGACCGCCGCGAGACGCGCTTCGGCGAGGGCATCCGCAACCCCCGCGCGCGGCAACGGGCGATCTGCATCGCAGCGGCCCCGCACGAGCCGGACTTCGCGGAGCTGCGCGAGCTGTTGCGCACCGCGGGCGTGGCGGTAGCCGGGGAGCTATGGCAGCGGCGCGAGCGCCCCGACCCCGACCGCTACCTCGGGCGCGGCAAGCTCGCCGAGCTCGCCGAGCGAGCGCGCGAACTCGGGGCCAACGTTATCGCCTGCGACGACGAGCTTCTGCCGCGGCAAGAGCGCAACATCGAGGCCGCCACTGGGCTGGCGGTCGTCGACCGCACCGCCATCATCCTCGACATCTTCGCGCGCCACGCGCGCACGGCCGAGGGCAAGCTGCAGGTCGAGCTCGCCCAGCTCGAGTACAACCTCGCGCGGATGCGCGGCCTGTGGACCCACCTCGAGCGGCTCGGCGGCGGGATCGGCACGCGTGGCCCAGGCGAAAGCCAGATCGAGACCGACAGGCGGCTGGCGCGCGATCGCATCAGCGAGATCAAGCGCAAGCTCGCGCACATCCAGCGTGTGCGCGCCACGATGCGCGCCGAGCGCGAGCGCGCAGCGCTGCCGACGATCGCGCTCGCCGGTTACACCAATGCCGGTAAGTCGACGCTCATGAACGCGCTGACTGGTGCGGGCGTCAGCGTCCGCTCGCGGCTTTTCCACACGCTCGATCCCACCACGAGAGCGTTTCGCATCGACGGCCGCACCTATCTGCTCACCGACACCGTCGGCTTCATCCGCAAGTTGCCTCACCAGCTGGTGGCGGCGTTCGCGGCGACGCTCGAGGAGACACGTCGCGCCGACCTGGTGCTGCACGTCCAGGACGCGTCTGTTCCAGAGCCAGAGCTCGCGGCGATGCTCGCGGCGGTCGAGCGGACGCTCGAGGAGATCGGCGCTGCCGAGCGTCCGCGCCTGCTCGTCTTCAACAAGATCGACCTCGTTTCGAGCACCGCCAGCCGGGCGCTGCGCCGCCGCTGGCCGCGCGCCGTCGCGGTCTCGGCCGAGAGCGGCGAGGGCCTGGAACAGCTCCGCCGACGGATCGCAGCCGAGCTTGCGCGAGGTCTCGAAGCCGTCGAACTGTTCTTGCCCTATCGCGAGGGAGCTCGCCTCGCCGAGCTGTTCGCGCTTGCGGGCCAGGTAGAGCAGAACCACACCGCCGAGGGGGTGCACGTGCGCGCGCGTGTCCCCAAGCAGGTGGCGGCGCGCTTCGCGCCGTACCGTCTCGACTGTTCGGCCGCCGCGCAAGACTCGTCGCGCAACGGACACCGCTTGGAGAGTCGAGAGGTGCCACGCCCAGGTCTTGCCCCGGCCTGA
- a CDS encoding LL-diaminopimelate aminotransferase yields the protein MRASVRLDRLPPYLFAELERKIEEKRRAGVDVISLGIGDPDTPTPAAVVDALAAAARDPATHRYPTNRGRSEFRAAVADFYRWRFGVELDPESEIVPALGAKECIFNLNLAFLDADTLALAADPGYPVYTGGPLLAGAEAHPLPLVPELGFVPDLDAVPAEIARRARLLYLNYPNNPTGAVAPAGFFERVVEFAREHELLVVHDASYTELCFDGYEAPSFLATPGARDVGVEVFSLSKGWNMTGWRVAAIVGNRDAVATYWKLKTNIDSGMFEAVQLAAVTALGELREFPRQMSELYQRRRDLVCDALERIGVAVERPRATIYVWAPVPDGFADAASWCEHVLERAGVVVSPGGAYGAAGEGFFRISLTVPDERLLEAVERMRESLG from the coding sequence ATGAGAGCGAGCGTGCGGCTTGACCGCTTGCCGCCCTACCTGTTCGCCGAGCTCGAACGCAAGATCGAGGAGAAGCGGCGCGCGGGCGTCGACGTAATCAGCTTGGGCATCGGCGACCCCGACACCCCGACGCCGGCGGCTGTCGTCGACGCGCTGGCGGCGGCGGCGCGCGACCCGGCGACGCACCGCTATCCGACGAACCGTGGCCGCAGCGAGTTCCGGGCGGCGGTCGCCGACTTTTATCGCTGGCGCTTCGGTGTGGAGCTCGACCCCGAGAGCGAGATCGTTCCCGCGCTCGGCGCTAAAGAGTGCATCTTCAACCTCAATCTCGCGTTCCTCGATGCGGACACGTTGGCGCTCGCCGCCGACCCCGGCTATCCCGTCTACACGGGCGGGCCGTTGCTCGCCGGTGCCGAGGCGCACCCGCTGCCGCTCGTGCCCGAGCTCGGGTTCGTTCCCGATCTCGATGCGGTGCCGGCCGAGATAGCACGCCGCGCACGGCTGCTCTACCTCAACTACCCGAACAACCCGACCGGGGCGGTCGCGCCCGCCGGCTTTTTCGAGCGCGTCGTCGAGTTCGCTCGCGAGCACGAGCTGCTTGTCGTCCACGACGCCTCGTACACCGAGCTGTGCTTCGACGGTTACGAAGCGCCCAGCTTCCTCGCGACGCCCGGTGCTCGCGACGTCGGTGTCGAAGTCTTTTCGCTCTCCAAGGGCTGGAACATGACAGGCTGGCGTGTCGCCGCGATCGTCGGCAACCGCGACGCCGTTGCCACCTACTGGAAGCTCAAGACCAACATCGACTCGGGAATGTTCGAGGCGGTGCAGCTCGCTGCCGTCACCGCGCTTGGCGAGCTGCGCGAGTTCCCCCGCCAGATGTCCGAGCTCTACCAGCGGCGTCGCGACCTCGTGTGCGACGCGCTCGAGCGCATCGGCGTCGCGGTCGAACGGCCGCGCGCGACGATCTACGTGTGGGCGCCCGTTCCCGACGGGTTCGCCGACGCCGCGAGCTGGTGCGAACACGTGCTCGAGCGCGCCGGTGTGGTCGTATCGCCGGGCGGTGCGTACGGCGCGGCGGGCGAGGGCTTTTTCCGCATCTCGCTGACCGTGCCCGACGAGCGGCTGCTGGAAGCGGTCGAACGGATGCGCGAGTCGCTCGGCTGA